The following coding sequences lie in one Colletes latitarsis isolate SP2378_abdomen unplaced genomic scaffold, iyColLati1 scaffold0013, whole genome shotgun sequence genomic window:
- the LOC143350662 gene encoding uncharacterized protein LOC143350662, whose translation MSVTKDPKWSDLEAHLEDLTRGMERINRASINLKKMGRAKYTEKILEERLNYVNSLWQQMNDQYKVVCRLLPPGERHSYELFQRDFMGETENEFLDFQAYVSTEITRITTGPRSVMPEIQQSIPIELPKMRLEKFDGDSSKWEHFEDLFTAGVINNPTLTDVQRLQYLNTCITGRAAAAIASLAITDKNFSVAWTTLKTEFGLPRLVLIKILDQILRLSKIRKGDLASVQQVTIGFRQALAILAKKGTVEEQLSWLLTHVVASQFDATLQGEWERSLKMSTEYPLIEEILRFLDQEARAMTVIEHNRKTASKKEHKPRVRSHNAVVGPPPAQRKCIICGQTHALTECGAFKSFSTRVRYQLIRDRQGCIICLALDHDAKGCRSQHVCSRCSGRHHALLHFEQYEREAPSQKPKTKFSNGKREERRDNAPPPRRTAKARAADTSTTQATTSRATTSHCTASTDVPRPVLLATAIVRVYGENGASRLTRALLDQGSETSFISARLRNDLNLPRRKTSATVSGLGGGRTQQIKYSVGLNLGAANGVTPMVSARAYVVSKITNYASPCVNVFNDDALRNLMLADPEPASGQNIEVLIGADLYAQVIRSGFRRIAPEGPIAQETAFGWILSGPINAASKARCHVRTLHCNVLESLDYAIRRFWEIEEIPSTSVLTKAEEECETHFQKTVARDATGRFIVRLPFNHPKPEEALGDSLHIALSALTRMRRKLDKDQTLAREYEEFLAEYESLEHMTRIEPSEKSRLYIPHRAVIRTESATTKLRVVFNATSRTVGGQSLNDILHGGGFKLRKWAGNSQKLLRNIPQSSHSHAVDLTLFDDSELKVLGLRWIPSGDYFYFNLQRFQPAADSTIALAWLKKHASTWKVVIANRVAKIQTMLPKAEWRHVPTRFNPADLNSRGVEAEELIQSKLWISGPAWLRQREENWPKTPDSIDTTEDRCKVSEGRSMPTLSKHQN comes from the exons ATGTCCGTTACTAAAGATCCCAAGTGGTCTGACCTTGAGGCACACCTCGAGGATTTGACCAGAGGGATGGAACGGATAAACAGGGCATCCATCAACCTTAAAAAGATGGGTCGAGCCAAGTACACAGAAAAAATTCTGGAGGAAAGGCTCAATTATGTAAACAGTCTGTGGCAACAGATGAACGATCAGTATAAGGTCGTGTGTAGGCTTCTCCCTCCTGGGGAACGACACTCTTACGAGCTGTTCCAACGGGATTTTATGGGGGAAACTGAAAACGAGTTTTTGGATTTTCAGGCTTATGTGTCTACGGAAATAACCCGTATCACGACTGGTCCAAGATCAGTAATGCCGGAAATCCAGCAATCAATACCGATCGAACTCCCGAAGATGAGGTTGGAGAAATTCGACGGGGATTCTTCgaaatgggaacatttcgaagATCTATTTACCGCCGGAGTAATCAACAACCCCACTTTAACGGATGTACAGAGGTTACAATACCTGAACACCTGTATAACCGGGAGAGCCGCAGCCGCTATCGCATCGCTTGCGATAACGGATAAAAATTTCTCAGTGGCGTGGACGACCCTGAAAACAGAATTCGGGCTCCCACGCTTGGTGCTGATCAAGATTCTTGATCAGATACTGAGACTATCAAAAATCCGAAAAGGCGACCTGGCGAGTGTCCAGCAGGTCACCATCGGCTTTCGGCAAGCACTCGCTATACTTGCTAAAAAAGGAACTGTGGAAGAGCAGCTTAGCTGGCTGCTAACACACGTCGTAGCAAGTCAATTTGACGCTACGTTGCAAGGGGAATGGGAACGATCCCTCAAGATGTCAACGGAATATCCGTTGATTGAGGAGATCCTGAGATTCCTTGACCAGGAAGCACGCGCTATGACCGTCATTGAACATAACCGCAAAACTGCCTCAAAAAAGGAACATAAGCCACGAGTACGGAGTCATAACGCCGTCGTGGGCCCCCCCCCTGCGCAGCGGAAGTGCATAATTTGCGGACAAACGCATGCACTGACCGAATGCGGTGCATTTAAGAGTTTTTCCACAAGAGTGCGATACCAGCTCATAAGGGACAGACAAGGGTGTATAATCTGTCTGGCCCTAGATCATGACGCAAAGGGTTGCCGGAGCCAACACGTTTGTTCGAGATGCAGTGGCAGGCATCATGCCCTGTTGCATTTCGAGCAATACGAAAGAGAGGCTCCTAGCCAAAAGccgaaaacgaaattttcgaACGGCAAGCGTGAGGAGCGGCGGGATAACGCCCCTCCACCGCGCCGTACGGCTAAGGCGAGAGCCGCCGATACCTCGACGACGCAAGCAACGACGTCACGGGCTACTACGTCACACTGTACTGCGAGTACAGACGTACCGAGGCCGGTGCTGTTAGCTACCGCGATCGTACGAGTGTACGGAGAAAACGGCGCGTCGCGTTTAACTCGCGCGCTGTTGGATCAAGGGTCCGAGACATCCTTCATCTCGGCGAGATTGAGGAATGACCTCAACCTCCCGAGGAGGAAAACCTCAGCCACGGTATCGGGCTTGGGGGGTGGtcgaacccaacaaattaagTACAGTGTAGGGTTAAATCTGGGAGCGGCTAACGGGGTTACCCCGATGGTTTCGGCCAGAGCATACGTCGTGTCAAAAATCACGAACTATGCCTCGCCGTGTGTAAACGTGTTCAATGACGACGCGTTACGAAACCTTATGCTCGCAGACCCCGAACCCGCGTCCGGACAAAACATTGAAGTTTTGATCGGCGCGGATCTGTACGCCCAAGTTATTCGATCGGGATTCCGACGAATAGCGCCCGAAGGGCCAATtgcacaagaaactgcattcggcTGGATATTATCCGGACCAATAAATGCAGCAAGCAAGGCCCGGTGTCACGTGCGAACGTTGCATTGCAACGTACTTGAATCGCTGGATTACGCGATTCGACGGTTCTGGGAAATTGAAGAAATTCCCTCGACCTCAGTGCTTACAAAAGCTGAGGAAGAGTGTGAAACTCATTTCCAAAAGACTGTCGCACGGGATGCAACGGGACGGTTTATTGTCCGATTGCCGTTTAACCATCCGAAACCGGAAGAAGCGCTGGGAGATTCACTCCATATCGCTCTCTCCGCGCTGACCAGGATGAGAAGGAAATTGGACAAGGATCAGACCCTCGCACGAGAATATGAAGAATTTCTCGCGGAGTATGAGTCGTTGGAACACATGACTCGTATAGAGCCCTCTGAAAAATCCAGactctacattccgcatcgagcggttatCCGAACGGAGAGTGCAACCACCAAACTGCGAGTCGTGTTTAACGCGACCAGCCGTACAGTGGGCGGACAATCCCtgaacgacatcctacac GGCGGCGGGtttaaattgagaaagtgggctggtaACTCGCAGAAATTACTACGAAACATCCCACAAAGCTCTCACTCCCACGCTGTCGACCTCaccttgttcgatgattccgaactCAAGGTGCTTGGATTGCGATGGATACCATcgggagattatttctatttcaacctGCAACGGTTCCAACCGGCTGCAG attccaCCATTGCACTAGCTTGGTTGAAAAAACATGCTTCGACTTGGAAGGTTGTGATAGCCAACCGAGTCGCGAAAATCCAGACCATGCTTCCGAAAGCTGAATGGAGAcatgttcccacccgcttcaatcccgcggatttgAATTCGCGCGGTGTCGAAGCGGAGGAGCTCATTCAATCGAAGCTGTGGATTTCTGGTCCAGCATGGTTAAGACAACGAgaggaaaattggccgaaaacgcctgatTCCATCGATACGACCGAGG accgatgcaaggtgagcgaaggtcgttcgATGCCAACGTTGTCGAAGCATCAGAATTGA